From Chaetodon trifascialis isolate fChaTrf1 chromosome 1, fChaTrf1.hap1, whole genome shotgun sequence, one genomic window encodes:
- the LOC139331714 gene encoding transcriptional repressor CTCF-like, protein MEGEVVPMETAQADGKALPEGGEALMQGAAIAPQGEVAGNMEMMVMDALDPTLLQMKSEVLEGGGTVTVTGGDEGQIITLQVVNMEEQTGAALGLGQLQLVQVPVTTATVEGLQGTFVDASTVNKDTEPVICHTLPLPEGFQVVKVGANGEVETVEQEELQAAHEELQGTRGEEEEGEEEAAEVDPPAPQQEDPEWSKDPDYQPITTIRKGKKGKKSRLRYGEGDRDMDVSVYDFEEEQQEGLLSEVNAEKVVGNMKPPKPTKIKKKGVKKTFQCELCSYTCPRRSNLDRHMKSHTDERPHKCHLCGRAFRTVTLLRNHLNTHTGTRPHKCTDCDMAFVTSGELVRHRRYKHTHEKPFKCSMCDYCSVEVSKLKRHIRSHTGERPFQCSLCSYASRDTYKLKRHMRTHSGEKPYECYICHARFTQSGTMKMHILQKHTENVAKFHCPHCDTVIARKSDLGVHLRKQHSFIEMGKKCRYCDAVFHERYALIQHQKTHKNEKRFKCDQCDYCCRQERHMIMHKRTHTGEKPFACSLCEKTFRQKQLLDMHFKRYHDPNFVPTAFVCSKCSKTFTRRNTMLRHADNCTGELSQEENGTPTPRKGRRGRKRKMQTRRDDDDDDTEAELDEAEEEEEQLSEIEVEQAPPVVPIPAPVEPPVKRKRGRPPKNKPDTAAIIRVEDEATGEVDDIIVKKEVGAEQDDQEAIEEVVVGGGKSTIQMEELSQAEGTAQEVQLSDAPPNGDLTPEMILSMMDR, encoded by the exons ATGGAGGGCGAGGTTGTTCCCATGGAGACTGCTCAGGCTGACGGAAAGGCACTGCCAGAAGGTGGAGAGGCCTTGATGCAAGGAGCAGCCATAGCTCCACAGGGGGAGGTGGCTGGTAACATGGAGATGATGGTGATGGATGCTCTCGACCCAACTCTGCTGCAAATGAAGTCTGAGGTGTTGGAGGGTGGTGGCACAGTCACTGTTACTGGTGGAGATGAGGGTCAGATCATCACGCTCCAG GTGGTGAATATGGAGGAACAGACAGGGGCTGCATTGGGTCTTGGGCAGCTTCAGTTGGTTCAAGTACCTGTCACAACAGCAACTGTAGAGGGGCTTCAGGGCACCTTTGTTGACGCGTCGACAGTTAACAAGGACACAGAGCCGGTTATCTGTCACACCCTTCCCTTGCCAGAGGGCTTCCAG gtGGTAAAAGTGGGTGCCAATGGTGAAGTAGAGACTGTAGAGCAGGAGGAACTCCAAGCAGCCCACGAGGAACTTCAGGGGACAAggggcgaggaggaggaaggagaagaagaagcagcagaagtAGATCCCCCTGCACCTCAACAAGAAGATCCAGAATGGTCCAAGGACCCAGACTACCAGCCCATCACCACTATCCGTaaaggaaagaagggaaagaaGAGCCGCCTGCGCTATGGCGAGGGAGATCGGGACATGGATGTTTCTGTGTACGACTttgaagaagagcagcaggaggggCTGTTGTCGGAGGTGAATGCTGAGAAGGTTGTCGGCAACATGAAGCCACCCAAGCCCACCAAGATTAAGAAAAAAG GTGTAAAGAAGACTTTCCAGTGTGAGCTGTGTAGCTACACCTGTCCAAGGCGCTCCAATCTGGACCGACACATGAAGAGCCATACAGACGAGAGACCACATAAATGTCACTTGTGTGGACGGGCTTTCCGAACAGTCACGCTGCTGAGGAACCACCTCAATACCCACACAG GCACTCGGCcacataaatgcacagattGTGACATGGCATTTGTGACCAGCGGTGAGTTGGTGCGTCATCGCcgctacaaacacacacatgagaAGCCCTTCAAGTGCTCTATGTGTGACTATTGCAGTGTGGAG gtGAGTAAGCTGAAGAGACACATCCGCTCTCATACAGGAGAGCGACCCTTCCAGTGCAGTCTGTGCAGCTATGCTAGCAGAGACACTTACAAGCTGAAGAGGCACATGAGGACACATTCGG GTGAGAAGCCGTACGAGTGCTATATCTGCCATGCCCGTTTCACACAGAGCGGCACCATGAAGATGCAtattctgcagaaacacacagagaatgtGGCCAAGTTTCACTGCCCACACTGTGATACGGTCATCGCACGCAAGAGTGATCTTG GTGTTCATTTGCGGAAGCAGCATTCATTTATTGAAATGGGAAAGAAATGTCGTTACTGTGATGCTGTGTTTCATGAGCGATACGCTCTCATCCAACACCAGAAGACCCACAAGAATGAGAAACGTTTTAAATGTGATCAGTGTGACTACTGCTGCAGACAG GAACGCCACATGATAAtgcacaagcgcacacacactggggaGAAGCCGTTTGCCTGCAGCCTGTGTGAGAAAACTTTCCGGCAGAAGCAGCTTCTGGATATGCACTTCAAGCGCTACCATGATCCCAACTTTGTCCCCACTGCTTTCGTCTGCAGCAAGTGTAGCAAGACCTTCACCCGCAGG AACACCATGCTGCGTCATGCTGATAACTGCACAGGTGAACTTTCTCAAGAGGAGAATGGAACTCCCACACCCAGAAAGGGTCGCCggggcaggaagaggaaaatgcAGACCAGGAgggatgacgatgatgatgacacaG AGGCTGAACTggatgaggcagaggaggaagaggagcagttAAGTGAGATTGAGGTGGAACAGGCCCCACCAGTTGTCCCTATCCCAGCCCCTGTGGAGCCACCAGTCAAGAGGAAACGTGGACGgcccccaaaaaacaaacctgaca CGGCTGCTATCATCCGTGTGGAGGACGAGGCCACTGGAGAGGTAGATGACATAATCGTGAAGAAGGAGGTTGGTGCCGAACAAGATGACCAGGAGGCCATAGAGGAGGTGGTGGTTGGTGGAGGGAAGTCAACCATTCAGATGGAGGAGTTATCGCAGGCAGAGGGGACAGCACAGGAGGTGCAGCTGTCTGATGCCCCACCTAATGGGGACCTGACCCCTGAGATGATCCTGAGCATGATGGACCGGTGA